From a region of the Arachis ipaensis cultivar K30076 chromosome B09, Araip1.1, whole genome shotgun sequence genome:
- the LOC107616436 gene encoding uncharacterized protein LOC107616436, translating into MGIIKGLQIATANEFHHGIIESDFAMAINFVKHGCPAQYLCTTLLEDIAILVKRIFQVHWNHILQEANLVADILAKKGQDLSYGLHIFHAPPPDTIHALSSDAMGILRLRGCK; encoded by the coding sequence ATGGGAATAATTAAAGGACTGCAGATTGCTACTGCAAATGAGTTCCATCATGGGATTATTGAGTCGGATTTTGCTATGGCCATTAATTTTGTTAAGCATGGGTGTCCTGCCCAGTATCTGTGTACAACTCTTCTGGAAGACATTGCGATTCTTGTGAAAAGAATTTTTCAAGTGCATTGGAACCACATTCTTCAGGAAGCAAATTTGGTGGCAGATATTTTAGCCAAGAAAGGACAAGATCTTTCTTATGGGCTCCATATTTTTCATGCTCCCCCGCCAGATACTATTCATGCACTCTCCTCCGACGCCATGGGTATCCTCAGGTTGAGAGGTTGCAAGTAA